Proteins encoded within one genomic window of Strix uralensis isolate ZFMK-TIS-50842 chromosome 32, bStrUra1, whole genome shotgun sequence:
- the LOC141936452 gene encoding uncharacterized protein LOC141936452, translating into MSYYEQCKQPCLPPPICVQKCTPCAEPCKTVCVEPCSDVCVKPCCTPCVEVCATPCATQCTTSCTTQCVEPCATQCTTTCTTQCVEPCGTQCVQPCPIQCVEPCGTQCVEPCPIQCVEPCSTQCVEPCSTQCVEPCPIQCVEPCSTQCVEVCPPKCIDVCIKPCATQCPTQCPTPCVEPCVTQCRTKCVEPCPPTCVEVCTTKCVDSCETVCRESRGTVCSRRC; encoded by the coding sequence ATGTCTTACTACGAGCAGTGcaagcagccctgcctgccccctcccaTTTGCGTGCAGAAATGCACCCCATGTGCGGAGCCTTGCAAGACGGTGTGCGTGGAGCCCTGCAGTGATGTCTGCGTGAAGCCGTGCTGCACGCCATGCGTGGAGGTCTGCGCGACGCCCTGTGCCACCCAGTGCACCACGTCCTGCACCACTCAGTGCGTGGAGCCTTGTGCCACCCAGTGCACCACGACCTGCACCACCCAGTGTGTGGAGCCCTGCGGCACCCAGtgtgtgcagccctgccccatccAGTGTGTGGAGCCCTGCGGCACCCAGTGCGTGGAGCCCTGCCCCATCCAGTGCGTggagccctgcagcacccagtgCGTggagccctgcagcacccagtgCGTGGAGCCCTGCCCCATCCAGTGCGTggagccctgcagcacccagtgCGTGGAGGTCTGTCCCCCTAAGTGCATCGACGTCTGCATAAAGCCATGTGCCACTCAGTGCCCAACCCAGTGCCCCACCCCGTGCGTGGAGCCCTGCGTCACCCAGTGCCGCACCAAGTGCGTGGAGCCCTGCCCACCCACCTGCGTGGAGGTGTGTACCACCAAGTGCGTTGATTCATGCGAGACGGTGTGCCGGGAGTCGCGTGGCACGGTCTGCTCTCGCCGGTGCTGA
- the LOC141936376 gene encoding uncharacterized protein LOC141936376 has protein sequence MGWPNFQGTTRTFPGTVKPDFQWDLWKAITAYYWVHFCLAKPLRLGMPLLLPLQIPFSLTMPGRIIQKSCPNLTKMSCYLHQCLPPVYQNPIPIKCPPMYTTRHLPVPTWHSTLCTPQYVTPCIPRQRIMSSSFSQQQCVTKCVPRQQYATKCVPQQQRVTQRILQQPCITRCVTTCVPQQQCATKGVSQQPCVTKCVPQQQCATTGMPQECATKCVTTYAPQQQCETRCVTTCVPQKPYLTKGIPQEQCATKCIPQQCVTTYSPQQQCATRCVTTCVPQQRATKCVSYQFVTSCAPQQCATTNVPQQCATRCVTKCVPQQQCATKGVTICVPQQCETACVPQQQCVTKCVPQQQCVTKCVPQQQCATKCVPQQQCVTKCVPQQQCATKCVPQQQCATKCVPQQQCATKCVPQQQCATKCVPQQQCATKCVPQQQCATKCAPQQQCVTKCVPQQQCATKCVPQQQCVTKCVPQQQCATNCVPQQQCATKCVPQQQCATKCVPQQQCVTKCVPQQQCATKCVPQQQCVTKCVPQQQCATKCVPQQQCQSGGVKISSHSKKYCSASKWPW, from the exons ATGGGATGGCCCAATTTCCAGGGAACCACCAGGACATTTCCAGGGACTGTGAAGCCTGACTTCCAGTGGGACCTCTGGAAAGCCATTACTGCATATTACTGGGTGCACTTCTGCCTTGCAAAACCCCTGAGGCTGGGGatgccactgctgctgcctctgcaaatACCATTCAGTCTTACCATGCCGGGAAGGATTATACAAAAG TCCTGCCCAAACCTCACCAAGATGTCGTGCTACCTACATCAGTGCCTCCCTCCTGTCTACCAGAACCCCATCCCCATCAAGTGCCCGCCGATGTACACCACCAGACACCTGCCAGTGCCTACCTGGCACTCGACACTGTGCACCCCACAGTATGTGACCCCCTGCATCCCCCGGCAGCGGATCATGTCCTCCAGCTTCTCTCAACAGCAGTGTGTGACCAAGTGTGTGCCGCGGCAGCAGTACGCAACCAAATGTGTGCCGCAGCAGCAGCGTGTGACCCAGCGCATCCTACAGCAGCCGTGTATAACTCGGTGCGTGACAACCTGTGTGCCGCAGCAACAGTGTGCAACCAAGGGTGTGTCGCAGCAGCCTTGTGTGACCAAGTGTGTGCCGCAGCAGCAGTGTGCGACCACAGGTATGCCGCAAGAGTGTGCAACCAAGTGCGTGACCACCTATGCCCCCCAGCAGCAGTGCGAGACCAGGTGTGTGACCACATGTGTGCCGCAGAAACCGTACCTGACCAAGGGCATCCCACAGGAGCAGTGTGCCACCAAGTGCATCCCGCAGCAGTGTGTGACCACGTACAGCCCGCAGCAGCAGTGTGCCACCAGGTGTGTCACCACGTGTGTCCCGCAGCAACGTGCGACCAAGTGTGTTTCATACCAGTTTGTGACCTCTTGTGCCCCGCAGCAGTGTGCCACCACGAATGTCCCGCAGCAATGTGCAACCAGGTGTGTGACCAAGTGTGTCCCGCAGCAGCAGTGTGCCACCAAGGGTGTTACCATCTGTGTCCCACAGCAGTGTGAGACAGCttgtgtcccacagcagcagtgtgtgaCCAAatgtgtcccacagcagcagtgtgtcACCAAatgtgtcccacagcagcagtgtgcgACCAAgtgtgtcccacagcagcagtgtgtcACCAAgtgtgtcccacagcagcagtgtgcgACCAAgtgtgtcccacagcagcagtgtgccaCCAAatgtgtcccacagcagcagtgtgcgACCAAGTGTGtgccacagcagcagtgtgccaCCAAatgtgtcccacagcagcagtgtgcgACCAAgtgtgtcccacagcagcagtgtgccaCCAAATGTgccccacagcagcagtgtgtgaCCAAgtgtgtcccacagcagcagtgtgccaCCAAatgtgtcccacagcagcagtgtgtgaCCAAgtgtgtcccacagcagcagtgtgccaCCAActgtgtcccacagcagcagtgtgcgACCAAgtgtgtcccacagcagcagtgtgccaCCAAatgtgtcccacagcagcagtgtgtgaCCAAgtgtgtcccacagcagcagtgtgccaCCAAatgtgtcccacagcagcagtgtgtgaCCAAGTGTGtgccacagcagcagtgtgccaCCAAatgtgtcccacagcagcagtgtcaGTCAGGTGGAGTAAAAATTTCAAGTCACTCTAAAAAGTACTGCTCTGCGTCCAAATGGCCCTGGTAA
- the LOC141936450 gene encoding uncharacterized protein LOC141936450, giving the protein MSLDQMQIKQEITLPPGLSKTISKQSQEPVPCTEQVPCPQQQSEVQVPTPCAEPVPVAVVPCPEKTVPLPTPVVEPAKEETPVVVIPKCPPQEQQQQQQCKLPPVSCPEPVPCPEEKSTCKELPVPAPVSCSDPTPCVLEKQECQETPVPVPVTCSEAAACAQEKQQCKEIPVPTPVPCPEPAPCPQEKQECKEIPTPEPIPVQCPEPTPCAQEKQQCKETPVPIPVQCPEPAQCPQEKQQCKEIPVPTPVPCPEPAPCPQEKQECKEIPVPTPCPPEKQEGKETPVPTPVQCPEPGKCSLPENCPPIEQQQVKQPNQWPPMQK; this is encoded by the exons ATGTCTTTGGATCAAATGCAAATCAAGCAGGAAATCACCCTCCCACCTGGCCTGAGCAAAACTATTTCAAAGCAAAGCCAAGAGCCTGTGCCATGCACTGAGCAGGTCCCATGTCCACAGCAACAATCTGAAGTCCAAGTCCCAACACCTTGTGCAGAACCAGTCCCAGTAGCAGTGGTACCGTGCCCAGAGAAAACAGTGCCATTACCAACACCGGTGGTGGAACCAGCCAAGGAAGAAACACCAGTGGTTGTAATACCCAAGTGTCCaccccaggagcagcagcagcaacagcaatgcAAGCTACCACCTGTATCATGCCCTGAACCTGTTCCATGCCCTGAAGAGAAATCAACATGCAAAGAGCTGCCTGTGCCAGCCCCTGTTTCCTGCTCTGATCCAACTCCATGTGTGCTGGAGAAGCAGGAGTGCCAGGAGACCCCTGTGCCAGTTCCCGTTACCTGCTCGGAGGCTGCAGCATGTGCCCAAGAGAAGCAGCAATGCAAGGAGATCCCTGTGCCAACCCCTGTTCCGTGCCCTGAACCTGCACCATGTCCCCAGGAGAAGCAGGAGTGCAAGGAGATCCCT ACCCCCGAGCCAATCCCTGTTCAGTGCCCTGAACCCACACCATGTGCCCAAGAAAAGCAACAGTGCAAGGAGACCCCTGTGCCAATCCCTGTTCAGTGCCCTGAACCTGCACAGTGTCCTCAGGAGAAGCAGCAATGCAAGGAGATCCCTGTGCCAACCCCTGTTCCATGCCCTGAACCTGCACCATGTCCCCAGGAGAAGCAGGAGTGCAAGGAGATCCCTGTGCCCACCCCGTGCCCTCCAGAGAAGCAGGAAGGCAAAGAGACCCCCGTGCCAACCCCTGTTCAGTGCCCTGAGCCAGGGAAGTGCTCCCTTCCAGAGAATTGTCCTCCCATCGAGCAGCAGCAGGTGAAGCAGCCCAACCAGTGGCCACCCATGCAGAAGTAA